Proteins encoded together in one Verrucomicrobiota bacterium window:
- a CDS encoding helix-turn-helix domain-containing protein, which produces MPAHSKNQHVLATLRRGLALGQKELAALVGRSKTAIQRIELGSLLLGEELARRIAQETGVDLRWLLAGHYESEPIGAHGRRLTREDFDRHRMWRSQRVATDAEMGRFERWSKGCSVGLAGQRTPYHATMAERRERLVAVLGVSWTLDVTRNGKPVDLPSNMDCKAIARRLAKEEDKLFRRAQAVEVLARADRLVRSALEHKDCDLILWRLEKQLNELGKNHGLCVDKQLRTNGL; this is translated from the coding sequence ATGCCTGCCCACTCCAAGAACCAGCACGTTCTGGCCACGTTGCGCCGCGGCCTCGCCCTCGGTCAGAAGGAACTGGCCGCCCTCGTCGGCCGCAGTAAGACCGCCATCCAGCGCATTGAGTTGGGCTCGCTCCTGCTCGGCGAGGAACTGGCGCGGCGGATCGCTCAGGAAACCGGCGTTGACCTCCGGTGGCTTTTGGCAGGCCATTACGAATCCGAGCCCATCGGTGCGCACGGAAGACGGTTGACCAGGGAGGACTTCGACCGGCACCGCATGTGGCGAAGCCAAAGGGTTGCCACGGATGCGGAAATGGGGCGGTTCGAACGATGGTCAAAGGGTTGCTCGGTCGGTCTGGCGGGTCAACGAACGCCGTATCACGCCACCATGGCAGAACGTCGCGAGCGCTTGGTCGCGGTCCTAGGGGTGTCATGGACCCTCGATGTGACGCGGAATGGCAAGCCGGTGGATCTTCCCAGCAACATGGACTGCAAGGCGATTGCCCGCCGCTTGGCAAAGGAAGAGGACAAGTTGTTTCGAAGGGCTCAAGCGGTGGAGGTGCTCGCGCGCGCGGATCGGTTGGTCCGCTCGGCGTTGGAGCACAAGGACTGCGACCTGATCCTGTGGCGTCTGGAGAAGCAACTGAATGAATTGGGCAAGAACCACGGACTTTGTGTCGACAAGCAGCTCAGAACCAATGGCTTATAA